A portion of the Kribbella jejuensis genome contains these proteins:
- a CDS encoding response regulator transcription factor, with translation MPARILVAEDDLKQAELIRRYLEREGHLTVVVHDGREAIDEARRRSPDLLVLDVMMPKVDGLDVCRVLRADGDVPIIMLTARSTEDDLLLGLDLGADDYLTKPYNPRELVARVRTVLRRTRIRSEGEVYRVGDLEIDPSRHEVRLTGKLVELTPAEFKILVCLAASPGRAFSRQQLLEHAFGFDHYVFDRTVDVHVMNLRKKIEPSPGVPTYLRTVYGVGYKLVEAAHAT, from the coding sequence ATGCCAGCGCGGATCCTGGTCGCCGAAGACGACCTGAAGCAGGCGGAGCTGATCCGGCGGTACCTCGAACGGGAAGGGCACCTGACCGTCGTCGTGCACGACGGCCGGGAGGCGATCGACGAGGCCCGCCGGCGCAGTCCGGACCTGCTGGTGCTCGACGTGATGATGCCGAAGGTCGACGGCCTCGACGTCTGCCGGGTGCTGCGCGCCGACGGGGACGTGCCGATCATCATGCTGACGGCGCGTTCGACCGAGGACGATCTGCTGCTGGGTCTCGACCTCGGTGCGGACGACTACCTGACCAAGCCGTACAACCCGCGCGAGCTCGTCGCCCGGGTCCGGACCGTACTGCGACGCACGCGGATCCGGTCCGAGGGTGAGGTGTACCGGGTCGGCGACCTCGAGATCGACCCGTCGCGCCACGAGGTCCGGTTGACCGGGAAGCTGGTCGAGCTGACGCCGGCCGAGTTCAAGATCCTCGTGTGTCTGGCCGCCTCGCCGGGGCGGGCGTTCTCACGGCAGCAGTTGCTGGAGCACGCGTTCGGGTTCGACCATTACGTGTTCGACCGGACCGTCGACGTGCACGTGATGAACCTGCGGAAGAAGATCGAGCCGTCGCCCGGCGTACCGACGTACCTGAGGACCGTCTACGGCGTGGGGTACAAGCTGGTGGAGGCGGCGCATGCGACGTAG
- a CDS encoding sensor histidine kinase yields the protein MRRSVLVRFLGLSLAVALGAVIATALIATYSTSEKLQGEIDANTGQLQVDGEIYGQLSKYASDHPTWSGVDKVVHDLADRLGRRIAVTTEDGTVIADSARMLGAAPELPSVPAATIDARGGGMQGTMALYQARKTVMAAGTFSATPMIGPPFIVYPDWGLTDEELAQRNQLAKRAVNCLAAKGKSASVVAGDGTVPQVVIESTQPAAGGQVSSLTSVKDDCLSAGMTAPSAKAKIVNDDEVRRSTACLDAAGIKYKINDYSGLRSVEPVAKPELDERFANCVTQARVQALTPYVAPPAKLYLGAKSTFNMFSGEGLARTAATALGVVLIAALVMFFAGRRLVRPIVALTGAAQRMRNGDHAARVPVSGKDEVARLGHAFNDMAEAIQRHDFQRKAMVSDVAHELRTPLANIKGYLVASEDGVVPLDGALVTSLLEETGLLEHLVADLQDLALADAGMLRLHPASRDLTELAGQVVLAHQPAAEAASVTLTSTASGPSPAIVDSARIRQAVGNLVSNAIRYTPPGGHVVVGVRPVDNGFTVSVTDNGTGIAPEHLPHVFDRFYRADVSRTRTTGGSGLGLAITKHLVEAHQGRITVTSRLGSGSTFTIWLPSTATLSG from the coding sequence ATGCGACGTAGCGTGCTGGTCCGTTTTCTCGGGTTGTCGCTCGCGGTCGCGCTCGGGGCGGTGATCGCGACCGCGCTGATCGCGACGTACAGCACGTCGGAGAAGCTGCAGGGCGAGATCGACGCGAACACGGGCCAGTTGCAGGTCGACGGCGAGATCTACGGCCAGCTGTCGAAGTATGCGTCCGACCATCCGACCTGGTCGGGTGTGGACAAGGTGGTGCACGACCTGGCCGATCGACTCGGCCGGCGGATAGCGGTCACCACCGAGGACGGGACGGTGATCGCGGACTCGGCCCGGATGCTCGGTGCCGCGCCCGAGCTCCCCTCGGTGCCGGCGGCAACGATCGACGCGCGCGGCGGCGGGATGCAGGGGACGATGGCGCTGTACCAGGCCCGCAAGACGGTGATGGCCGCGGGCACGTTCTCCGCGACGCCGATGATCGGTCCGCCGTTCATCGTCTATCCGGACTGGGGCCTCACCGACGAGGAGTTGGCGCAACGGAACCAGCTCGCGAAGCGGGCCGTGAACTGCTTGGCCGCCAAGGGCAAGTCGGCGAGCGTGGTGGCGGGCGACGGCACGGTACCGCAGGTGGTGATCGAGTCGACCCAGCCGGCGGCCGGTGGCCAGGTCAGCTCGCTGACGTCGGTCAAGGACGACTGCCTGTCGGCGGGGATGACCGCGCCGAGCGCGAAGGCGAAGATCGTGAACGACGACGAGGTACGGCGGTCCACCGCCTGCCTGGACGCGGCCGGGATCAAGTACAAGATCAACGACTACTCCGGTCTGCGATCCGTCGAGCCGGTCGCGAAGCCGGAGCTCGACGAGAGGTTCGCGAACTGTGTCACCCAGGCGCGCGTCCAGGCGTTGACGCCGTACGTCGCTCCGCCGGCGAAGCTGTACCTCGGGGCGAAGAGCACGTTCAACATGTTCTCCGGCGAAGGGCTGGCGCGTACTGCGGCGACCGCGCTCGGGGTGGTGCTGATCGCGGCGCTGGTGATGTTCTTCGCGGGCCGACGGTTGGTACGGCCAATCGTCGCGCTGACCGGGGCGGCGCAGCGGATGCGCAACGGTGATCACGCGGCCCGGGTCCCGGTGAGCGGGAAGGACGAGGTGGCGCGGCTCGGCCACGCGTTCAACGACATGGCCGAGGCGATCCAGCGGCACGACTTCCAGCGCAAGGCGATGGTGAGCGACGTCGCTCACGAGCTCCGGACGCCGCTCGCCAACATCAAGGGCTACCTGGTCGCGTCCGAAGACGGGGTGGTCCCGCTGGACGGCGCCCTCGTCACCTCGTTGTTGGAGGAAACAGGCCTACTCGAACACCTGGTTGCCGATCTCCAGGACTTGGCCCTCGCTGACGCCGGCATGCTGCGCCTCCACCCGGCTTCTCGCGACCTGACCGAGCTGGCGGGGCAGGTGGTCCTGGCCCACCAACCCGCCGCAGAGGCCGCCTCCGTCACCCTCACATCCACAGCTTCTGGGCCCTCACCCGCAATCGTCGACAGCGCTCGCATTCGTCAAGCTGTGGGCAACCTCGTGTCGAATGCCATCAGGTACACGCCACCGGGCGGACACGTGGTAGTCGGCGTACGGCCTGTGGACAACGGCTTCACCGTGAGCGTGACGGACAACGGCACGGGTATCGCGCCCGAGCACCTACCGCACGTCTTCGACCGCTTCTACCGCGCGGATGTCTCCCGCACGCGCACCACCGGCGGCAGCGGGCTGGGCCTCGCCATCACCAAGCACCTGGTCGAAGCGCACCAGGGCCGAATCACGGTCACCAGCCGCCTCGGCTCCGGTTCGACCTTCACGATCTGGCTCCCTTCCACTGCGACACTGTCCGGGTGA
- a CDS encoding MmcQ/YjbR family DNA-binding protein: MRPRKARLADVHEIAAGMPHVTKWERDDGTDRPVYQVGGKSFVFFRTPRPDAVDPVTGEKYDDVIMIWVESEAEKLAQTTDDSTPFFTTPHFDGHPSVLIRARDLGALTRQELTEIIQDAWLSRASNRRAQTWLKAHRLT; encoded by the coding sequence ATGAGGCCCCGAAAAGCCCGCCTGGCCGACGTCCACGAGATCGCCGCCGGCATGCCCCACGTCACCAAGTGGGAACGCGACGACGGCACCGACCGTCCCGTCTACCAGGTCGGCGGCAAGTCCTTCGTCTTCTTCCGCACCCCACGCCCCGACGCGGTCGATCCCGTCACCGGCGAGAAGTACGACGACGTGATCATGATCTGGGTCGAATCCGAAGCCGAAAAACTGGCCCAGACCACCGACGACTCGACGCCGTTCTTCACCACCCCGCACTTCGACGGCCACCCGTCCGTCCTCATCCGCGCCCGCGACCTGGGCGCCCTCACCAGACAAGAACTAACCGAAATAATCCAAGACGCCTGGCTCTCTCGAGCCTCCAACCGCCGAGCCCAAACCTGGCTAAAAGCCCACCGCCTCACCTGA
- a CDS encoding LLM class F420-dependent oxidoreductase, translating into MRWGLTVPLTGVPLRDHRQLISDLALLGYTDLWSAEVAGADAFTPLVLASEWDSSLRLGTAVVPVHTRGPAALAMSAAALADLAPGRFVLGIGASSETIVTGWNGIAYDPPLARTRDVLRFLRAAFAGERVDGKFDSFTIQRFRLEKAPDVPPSIMLAALRPQMLRLAAREADGAITNWLSADDVRKIRAELGPDKELAARIFVCATEDTEMARNIGRYLIATYLTVPGYAAFHDWLGRAEVMKPMREAWSRGDRNAAMSAIPDSLVDALIVHGTPDACRTQINRYVENGLDTPIIATLPTGTNLLETARSLAPA; encoded by the coding sequence CCTGGCGTTGCTGGGCTACACCGACTTGTGGTCGGCCGAGGTGGCGGGCGCGGATGCGTTCACGCCGTTGGTGCTTGCGTCGGAGTGGGACTCTTCCTTGCGGCTCGGGACCGCCGTCGTACCGGTACACACGCGCGGGCCGGCCGCGCTGGCGATGAGCGCGGCGGCGTTGGCGGATCTCGCGCCGGGCCGGTTCGTACTCGGGATCGGGGCGTCGTCGGAGACGATCGTCACCGGGTGGAACGGGATCGCGTACGACCCGCCGCTGGCCCGCACCCGCGACGTACTGCGGTTCCTGCGGGCGGCGTTCGCGGGGGAGCGGGTGGACGGGAAGTTCGACAGCTTCACGATCCAGCGGTTCCGGCTGGAGAAGGCACCCGACGTACCACCGTCGATCATGCTCGCCGCCCTCCGCCCCCAGATGTTGCGGCTGGCCGCACGCGAAGCCGATGGCGCGATCACCAACTGGTTGTCGGCCGACGACGTACGCAAGATCCGCGCGGAACTCGGCCCCGACAAGGAACTCGCCGCCCGCATCTTCGTCTGTGCCACCGAAGACACCGAAATGGCCCGCAACATCGGCCGCTACCTCATCGCCACCTATCTGACGGTCCCCGGCTACGCCGCCTTCCACGACTGGCTCGGCCGAGCCGAGGTCATGAAACCGATGCGCGAAGCCTGGTCCAGAGGCGACCGCAACGCCGCCATGTCCGCCATCCCCGACTCACTGGTGGACGCCCTCATAGTCCACGGCACCCCCGACGCCTGCCGCACCCAAATCAACCGCTACGTGGAGAACGGCCTCGACACCCCCATAATCGCCACCCTCCCCACCGGCACCAACCTCCTGGAAACAGCCCGCTCCCTGGCCCCCGCGTAG